From one Lolium rigidum isolate FL_2022 chromosome 4, APGP_CSIRO_Lrig_0.1, whole genome shotgun sequence genomic stretch:
- the LOC124647809 gene encoding LOB domain-containing protein 12-like, giving the protein MGSGTPCASCKLLRRRCTKDCIFAPFFPADDPHKFAIVHKVFGASNVSKMLLELPVQQRGDAVSSLVYEANARVRDPVYGCVGAISFLQNQVSQLQMQLAVAQAEILCIQMQQRDASQSQLNDDADHSMGAMQQMVVDDAAAAEAFLMQNGGGGFPQQLMSSYGGGAPASNVHLYAQDHLKRESLWT; this is encoded by the exons ATGGGTAGCGGGACGCCGTGCGCGTCGTGCAAGCTGCTCCGGCGGCGGTGCACCAAGGACTGCATCTTCGCGCCCTTCTTCCCCGCCGACGACCCCCACAAGTTTGCCATCGTCCACAAGGTCTTCGGCGCCAGTAACGTCAGCAAGATGCTCCTG GAGCTACCGGTGCAGCAGCGCGGGGACGCGGTGAGCAGCCTGGTGTACGAGGCGAACGCGCGGGTGCGGGACCCGGTGTACGGCTGCGTGGGGGCCATCTCCTTCCTGCAGAACCAGGTGTCGCAGCTGCAGATGCAGCTCGCCGTCGCACAGGCCGAGATCCTCTGCATCCAGATGCAGCAGCGAGACGCCTCCCAGTCCCAGCTGAACGACGACGCAGACCACAGCATGGGGGCGATGCAGCAGATGGTCGTCGACgacgcggcagcggcggaggcatTCCTGATGCAGAACGGCGGGGGCGGCTTCCCGCAGCAGCTGATGAGCAgctacggcggcggcgcgccggcctccAACGTGCATCTCTACGCTCAGGACCACCTCAAGAGGGAGTCGCTCTGGACGTAG